One genomic window of Haemophilus haemolyticus includes the following:
- a CDS encoding S1 family peptidase: protein MNLSTAKNLHIVSIDVPLNEFTPLTHNRVNVSPVKVIQFDTNSDICLLKTEPSSTFNTPEKFLLETESINVDRRCLYIGYPFGDQGFHKVKVSSAMVSSKIINEQGVKQYLLDTMVHEGTSGGPVIDLETGYIFAIILVLTVLKLHKTDGDHLGKKGVIKSYFCDAFCI from the coding sequence ATAAACTTATCAACCGCAAAAAATTTACACATAGTTTCTATTGATGTTCCGCTTAATGAGTTTACTCCATTAACTCATAATAGAGTTAATGTTAGTCCTGTAAAAGTTATTCAATTTGATACAAATTCAGATATTTGTTTATTAAAAACAGAGCCATCATCAACTTTTAATACTCCAGAAAAATTCTTACTTGAGACAGAAAGTATAAATGTAGACCGTAGATGCCTCTATATTGGATATCCTTTTGGAGACCAAGGATTTCATAAAGTTAAAGTATCATCTGCAATGGTTAGTAGTAAGATTATTAATGAACAAGGTGTAAAACAATATTTACTTGATACAATGGTTCATGAGGGAACAAGTGGAGGACCAGTTATTGATCTAGAAACGGGATATATTTTTGCAATCATTCTTGTTTTAACCGTATTGAAATTGCATAAAACGGATGGGGATCATTTGGGGAAAAAAGGTGTAATAAAGAGTTATTTTTGTGATGCTTTTTGTATTTGA
- a CDS encoding cupin domain-containing protein → MKKMLLASLLSFGIASIAQADIGVVKDGFGKIMQTEQFTVVKKALKKGEQLKRHNHEGDSVIFTVLSGKMNVVLNDNEKHEVNVGQVLNFDGKYFIQGEAAEDSVIMVTLVEVDDAPHKHHHDHKH, encoded by the coding sequence ATGAAAAAAATGTTATTAGCCTCATTACTCAGCTTTGGTATTGCCTCTATTGCACAAGCAGATATTGGTGTAGTAAAAGATGGCTTCGGTAAAATTATGCAAACGGAACAGTTTACCGTGGTGAAAAAAGCCTTGAAGAAAGGAGAGCAACTAAAACGTCATAACCACGAAGGCGATAGTGTGATTTTTACCGTACTAAGCGGAAAAATGAATGTGGTATTGAATGATAATGAAAAACATGAAGTCAACGTAGGGCAAGTGCTTAACTTTGATGGAAAATACTTTATTCAAGGCGAAGCTGCGGAGGACTCAGTCATTATGGTGACATTAGTTGAGGTAGATGATGCCCCACATAAGCATCATCACGATCACAAACACTAA
- the psiE gene encoding phosphate-starvation-inducible protein PsiE translates to MEESPELEKLPRIITGVLKIVLCTALIALAIVLIIALGKITYTLAMMVLNTSTVVPYDVAEQAVMFFLYFGFIGLIVQYFKSGYHFPLRYFIYAGITAMLRLIIVNHESSVDTILFAGAILIMVIALCLVLYSNKLKNI, encoded by the coding sequence ATGGAAGAATCTCCAGAATTAGAAAAATTGCCACGAATTATTACTGGTGTATTGAAAATCGTGCTTTGCACGGCATTGATTGCGTTGGCGATTGTACTCATTATTGCTCTTGGAAAAATCACTTATACTTTAGCGATGATGGTGCTTAATACTTCTACCGTTGTGCCTTATGACGTGGCTGAACAAGCTGTGATGTTTTTCTTATATTTCGGGTTTATTGGTTTGATTGTGCAGTATTTTAAAAGCGGCTATCACTTCCCTTTGCGCTATTTTATTTATGCTGGGATCACTGCGATGCTGCGTTTAATCATTGTTAATCATGAAAGCTCGGTGGATACCATCTTATTTGCAGGCGCAATTTTGATTATGGTGATCGCACTCTGTTTGGTGTTATATTCTAATAAACTGAAAAATATATAG
- a CDS encoding heme biosynthesis protein HemY produces the protein MFRVLFLMLALLAGLIAGPYLSGQQGYVRIETTNNIVEMSITTLVIFFVIALAIIYGLEWIVTRFLRLSRGSYNWFSSRKRVRAQKQTLEGLMKMNEGDYAKAEKLIGKNAKHSAEPVLNLIKAAEAAQQRGDEFSANRYLIEATELAGSDNLLVEIARTRILLQQNKLPAARSSVDSLLEMAGRNKEVLKLAVEIYLRSKAYQALDKILDGVENSGLFSAEEFKDLRSQTENGLLDEKMNEEGVDGLLEWWDAQSRSRRNNIDLKVGLIQRLIDCNDHESASEFTVEVLKKIGDNTSISKELCTQITRLQPEDNSKLLKLIEKRVKRADEKQKCCINRALGYLYVRNNEFTKAADVFKNVMACPEQLEPNDLMMASYVFEQAGDKALAEQVRQDSLKSVMAIQGVAPESAEEKIEENSTALLESKSE, from the coding sequence ATGTTTAGAGTGCTTTTTTTAATGCTAGCATTGCTTGCAGGGTTGATTGCAGGGCCTTATCTTTCTGGTCAGCAAGGCTATGTTCGAATTGAAACAACAAATAATATCGTTGAAATGTCGATTACGACATTAGTGATTTTCTTCGTGATTGCTTTAGCGATTATTTATGGTTTGGAATGGATCGTGACACGTTTTCTACGTTTAAGTCGCGGTTCTTATAATTGGTTTTCTAGCCGTAAGCGTGTGAGAGCACAAAAACAAACCCTTGAAGGTTTGATGAAGATGAATGAAGGGGATTACGCCAAAGCAGAAAAATTGATTGGTAAGAATGCCAAACATTCTGCTGAGCCTGTGTTAAACCTCATCAAAGCGGCTGAAGCAGCACAACAACGTGGTGATGAATTTAGTGCAAATCGCTATTTGATTGAAGCCACTGAATTAGCTGGTTCGGATAATTTACTGGTGGAAATTGCCCGTACGCGTATTTTATTGCAACAAAACAAATTGCCAGCAGCGCGCAGTTCTGTGGATAGCTTGCTAGAAATGGCTGGTCGCAATAAAGAAGTGTTAAAACTGGCGGTAGAAATTTATCTTCGTTCTAAAGCCTATCAAGCCCTCGATAAGATTTTAGACGGTGTTGAAAATAGCGGTTTATTCAGTGCTGAAGAGTTCAAAGATCTTCGTTCTCAAACAGAAAACGGTTTGCTCGATGAGAAAATGAATGAAGAAGGCGTAGATGGTTTGCTTGAATGGTGGGATGCTCAGTCTCGTAGTCGTCGTAATAATATTGATCTCAAAGTTGGTTTAATTCAGCGTTTAATTGATTGTAATGATCATGAGTCAGCATCAGAATTTACTGTCGAAGTATTGAAGAAAATTGGTGATAACACCAGCATTAGCAAAGAACTTTGTACTCAAATTACACGTTTACAACCAGAAGATAATAGTAAACTTCTCAAGTTAATCGAAAAACGTGTAAAACGTGCAGATGAAAAACAAAAATGCTGTATCAATCGTGCTTTGGGTTATTTATATGTTCGTAATAATGAATTTACTAAAGCAGCAGATGTATTCAAAAACGTGATGGCTTGCCCTGAACAGTTAGAGCCAAATGATTTGATGATGGCATCTTATGTATTTGAACAAGCGGGTGATAAAGCATTAGCTGAGCAAGTTCGCCAAGATAGTTTGAAATCAGTGATGGCAATTCAGGGTGTCGCCCCAGAAAGTGCGGAAGAAAAAATAGAAGAAAATTCAACCGCACTTTTAGAAAGCAAATCTGAGTAA
- a CDS encoding uroporphyrinogen-III C-methyltransferase — MAKDQSNDITDHVGDTPETVVEKTETMQPVPQTIVKKTGTALSLLAILIALGVGGAGYYFGQQQVAEIQQKLTALESQSGVAVSAPVSDNSGQLAQLEQGLKTVQDKVEQLEQLVSGKTGEIAVLQAQVKQVSQLAGAQQPSDWLFSEADFLLNNALRKLVLDNDVDTAVSLLKLADETLVKVNNSQANAIRTAINQDLKQLLSLSSVDQNAVMQKLSQLANTVDELQALNVNFDETPEKSGKLSDDIADWQQNVEKSATSFLNHFIRISSKQSADKKELLAPNQDIYLRENIRLRLQLAIMAVPRQQDELYKQSLDAVASWVRSYFDTNAEVTQNFLKSVDELADSSIYVDVPGQLQSLTLLDKYLNRAPLDVQKVEIEADKAIETMPKAESAATEASAPEKQESQPAKAEPQK, encoded by the coding sequence ATGGCAAAAGATCAATCTAACGACATCACTGACCACGTCGGTGATACGCCGGAAACGGTGGTTGAAAAAACTGAAACGATGCAGCCAGTTCCACAAACTATTGTGAAAAAAACGGGCACAGCATTGAGTTTATTGGCGATTCTCATTGCGCTAGGTGTGGGTGGGGCTGGTTATTATTTTGGTCAGCAACAAGTAGCTGAAATTCAGCAAAAATTAACCGCACTTGAAAGCCAAAGTGGTGTAGCTGTTTCTGCCCCTGTGTCTGATAATAGTGGACAGCTTGCACAATTAGAACAAGGCTTAAAAACCGTACAAGATAAAGTCGAGCAACTTGAGCAATTAGTTTCAGGCAAAACAGGTGAAATTGCTGTACTACAAGCTCAAGTAAAACAAGTTAGTCAACTGGCTGGTGCACAACAACCGAGTGACTGGTTATTTTCCGAAGCAGATTTCTTGTTAAATAACGCCTTGCGTAAACTTGTGTTAGATAACGATGTTGATACGGCTGTTTCTTTATTAAAATTGGCTGATGAAACACTTGTTAAGGTAAACAATTCACAAGCGAATGCGATTCGTACTGCAATCAACCAAGATTTAAAACAGCTTCTTTCACTTTCAAGTGTAGACCAAAATGCAGTAATGCAAAAACTTTCACAGCTTGCCAATACGGTGGATGAGTTACAAGCACTGAATGTGAATTTTGATGAAACGCCAGAAAAGAGCGGTAAATTATCCGATGATATTGCAGATTGGCAGCAAAATGTGGAAAAGAGCGCAACTTCTTTCTTAAATCACTTCATTCGTATTTCGTCAAAACAAAGTGCGGATAAAAAAGAATTGCTTGCACCAAACCAAGATATTTATCTGCGTGAGAACATTCGTTTACGTTTACAACTTGCTATTATGGCCGTGCCACGCCAGCAAGATGAACTTTATAAACAATCTTTAGATGCGGTTGCTTCTTGGGTTCGTAGCTATTTTGATACGAATGCAGAAGTGACGCAAAATTTCTTAAAATCAGTAGATGAGCTGGCTGATTCTTCTATTTATGTCGATGTGCCAGGGCAATTACAAAGTTTGACCTTGCTTGATAAATATCTCAATCGTGCGCCGTTAGATGTTCAAAAGGTGGAAATTGAAGCGGATAAAGCCATTGAAACTATGCCTAAAGCTGAAAGTGCGGCAACAGAAGCATCTGCACCGGAAAAACAAGAATCTCAACCGGCAAAAGCTGAGCCACAAAAATAA
- a CDS encoding class I adenylate cyclase, with translation MECNLAQAKQWVSTLDQRRFERALQGSDDAFQHVLAVVPLLLHLNHPQLPGYVIHAPSGIASFLASDYQKKWLTNEYGIHYADHKPSTLKSAVNFHEVLPPILGVYLMGSFGSISQTSSSDLDTWICVRDDLTTDEHDLLSQKTKRISEWAMQFNVEINFYLMDQQRFRNEHYADPLTIENSGSAQYMLLLDEFYRSAVRLAGKPLLWLHLWVENEKDYEKEVARLITEGEIDPNDWVDFGGLGQFSANEYFGASLWHLYKGIDSPYKSVLKILLLEAYSKEYPNTCLIARTFKRDLLAGNTNPNHHFDPYIAILAKVTQYLTALSEFKRLDFVRHCFYVKATEDLARYQANNWRIRHMKILAQEWGWSAETVKHLNKRPFWKIKDVKENHDNIMKFLMLSYRNLVEFARKHHIHSSVVPQDINILSRKLYTAFEELPGKVSLLNTQISHNLSEAHLTFVEVRGNKHFKDGWYLINQPTHHIMFSKERVIEYGESLNKLVSWAYFNHLLTEKTGLSIFSKNVTLSTLQRFVANLRQSFPSTITKQPKNSDLLNQCEIRSLFIAINLTTDPTSKVEEVLTGISSRDLFSFGPLEQSLVGSIDFTYRNVWNEIRTLHFEGQNAILLALKVLSNKIYRGVNRPDSIQVYCYSERYRQDLRQLVMGLVNRCVSIQVGDIQQPCQTSRLRVAGKNWQLFFEDRGISLQEIGNESVCNEDESAVDFDEVLQMPIEDSETNQESRRYPSEMDAFASEGFLQFFFEDNSDHSFNVYILDESNRLEIYRHCDGEKDEKVREINQLYQNAKQEGDKNPYNIVQRNFNYPQFYQLKNGKNGISIVPFKFRPINK, from the coding sequence GTGGAATGTAATCTAGCACAAGCAAAACAATGGGTTAGTACCTTGGATCAACGCCGTTTTGAGCGTGCATTACAAGGTTCAGACGATGCATTCCAACACGTTTTAGCGGTTGTTCCTTTACTTTTACACCTAAACCACCCGCAACTTCCCGGCTATGTTATTCACGCCCCCTCAGGTATTGCAAGTTTCCTCGCATCTGATTATCAAAAAAAGTGGCTAACCAATGAATACGGTATTCACTATGCCGATCATAAGCCTTCAACACTCAAAAGTGCGGTAAATTTTCACGAGGTTTTACCACCAATTCTAGGCGTTTATTTAATGGGTAGCTTTGGCTCAATAAGTCAAACCTCTTCTTCCGATCTTGATACTTGGATTTGTGTCCGAGACGACTTAACCACTGATGAACACGATCTTCTTAGCCAAAAAACTAAACGGATTAGTGAATGGGCCATGCAATTTAATGTAGAAATTAATTTTTATTTAATGGATCAACAACGTTTCCGCAATGAACATTATGCTGACCCACTAACTATTGAAAATAGCGGCTCTGCGCAATATATGTTATTGCTTGATGAGTTCTATCGCTCCGCCGTACGCTTAGCTGGTAAACCTCTACTTTGGTTGCATTTATGGGTGGAAAATGAAAAAGACTATGAAAAAGAGGTGGCTCGTTTAATTACTGAAGGGGAAATAGATCCAAATGATTGGGTGGATTTTGGCGGTTTAGGACAATTTTCTGCAAACGAATATTTCGGTGCTAGCTTATGGCATCTTTATAAAGGGATTGATTCGCCTTATAAATCTGTGCTCAAAATTCTATTGTTGGAAGCCTATTCCAAGGAATACCCAAACACTTGCTTAATTGCCCGCACTTTTAAGCGAGATTTACTTGCAGGTAATACCAATCCAAATCACCATTTTGATCCTTACATTGCCATTCTTGCAAAAGTAACCCAATATTTAACCGCACTTTCTGAATTTAAACGTTTGGATTTTGTGCGCCATTGTTTCTATGTGAAAGCAACAGAAGATCTTGCGCGTTACCAAGCCAATAATTGGCGTATTCGTCATATGAAAATCCTTGCGCAAGAATGGGGATGGTCTGCAGAAACGGTGAAACACCTAAATAAGCGTCCATTCTGGAAAATTAAGGATGTAAAAGAAAACCACGATAACATAATGAAATTTTTAATGTTGAGCTATCGCAATTTAGTGGAATTTGCGCGAAAGCATCACATTCACTCGAGCGTCGTGCCACAAGATATCAACATTCTTTCTCGTAAACTTTATACTGCTTTTGAAGAACTTCCTGGCAAAGTGTCCTTACTCAACACACAGATATCTCACAATTTATCAGAAGCACACCTGACTTTTGTCGAAGTCCGTGGCAATAAACATTTTAAAGATGGTTGGTACCTTATCAATCAACCAACGCACCATATTATGTTCTCCAAAGAACGGGTGATTGAATATGGAGAAAGCCTAAATAAATTAGTCTCTTGGGCATATTTTAATCATCTGCTCACAGAAAAAACGGGGCTTTCTATTTTTAGCAAGAATGTGACTTTGAGCACATTGCAACGCTTTGTTGCTAACTTGCGCCAGTCGTTTCCAAGCACCATCACCAAACAACCCAAAAACAGCGATTTATTGAACCAATGCGAAATTCGTAGCTTGTTTATTGCCATAAATCTCACCACAGATCCAACATCCAAAGTAGAAGAAGTGTTAACGGGTATTTCATCGCGAGATTTATTTAGTTTTGGACCGCTCGAACAAAGCCTTGTGGGCAGTATCGATTTTACTTATCGCAATGTGTGGAATGAAATCCGAACGCTCCATTTTGAAGGGCAAAATGCCATTTTACTTGCACTAAAAGTGCTTTCTAACAAAATTTATCGTGGCGTTAATCGCCCTGACTCTATCCAAGTCTATTGTTATAGTGAACGTTATCGCCAAGATTTACGGCAATTAGTGATGGGATTAGTAAATCGATGCGTTAGCATCCAAGTTGGCGATATTCAACAACCTTGCCAAACGTCGCGCTTACGCGTAGCGGGTAAAAACTGGCAATTATTTTTTGAAGATCGCGGGATTAGCTTACAAGAAATCGGAAATGAATCTGTCTGCAATGAAGATGAAAGTGCGGTGGATTTTGACGAAGTTTTACAAATGCCAATTGAAGATAGCGAGACAAACCAAGAAAGTCGTCGCTATCCGTCAGAAATGGATGCCTTCGCAAGTGAAGGATTCCTACAATTCTTTTTTGAAGATAATTCAGATCACAGCTTCAATGTTTACATTTTAGATGAATCTAATCGTCTCGAAATCTATCGCCACTGTGATGGTGAAAAAGATGAAAAAGTGCGGGAGATTAATCAGCTTTATCAAAACGCCAAACAAGAAGGCGATAAAAATCCTTACAATATCGTTCAACGTAATTTTAACTACCCTCAATTTTATCAACTAAAAAATGGGAAAAATGGCATATCCATTGTGCCGTTTAAATTCCGCCCAATAAATAAGTAA
- the cysE gene encoding serine O-acetyltransferase — translation MTLDVWQHIRQEAKELAENEPMLASFFHSTILKHQNLGGALSYLLANKLANPIMPAISLREIIEEAYQANPSIIDCAACDIQAVRHRDPAVELWSTPLLYLKGFHAIQSYRITHYLWNQNRKSLALYLQNQISVAFDVDIHPAAKIGHGIMFDHATGIVVGETSVIENDVSILQGVTLGGTGKESGDRHPKVREGVMIGAGAKILGNIEVGKYAKIGANSVVLHPVPEYATAAGVPARIVSQDKAAKPAFDMNQYFIGIDDGMNLNI, via the coding sequence ATGACATTAGATGTGTGGCAACATATTCGCCAAGAAGCCAAAGAACTTGCCGAAAACGAACCTATGCTTGCCAGTTTTTTTCATTCTACGATTTTAAAACATCAAAATCTGGGCGGAGCGCTAAGTTATTTATTGGCTAACAAATTAGCCAATCCTATTATGCCCGCCATTTCTCTCCGAGAAATTATTGAGGAAGCCTATCAAGCCAATCCATCGATCATTGATTGTGCTGCTTGCGATATCCAAGCTGTTCGCCACCGAGACCCTGCTGTAGAATTATGGTCCACCCCATTGCTTTATTTAAAAGGCTTCCATGCGATTCAAAGCTATCGAATCACCCATTATTTATGGAATCAAAATCGTAAATCCCTTGCCCTTTATTTACAAAATCAAATTTCTGTGGCTTTCGATGTCGATATTCATCCAGCAGCGAAAATTGGCCACGGCATCATGTTCGACCATGCAACAGGTATTGTTGTGGGGGAAACATCTGTAATCGAAAATGATGTCTCAATTTTGCAAGGTGTAACACTTGGCGGTACGGGAAAAGAATCGGGAGATCGTCATCCCAAAGTACGCGAGGGAGTCATGATTGGGGCGGGAGCAAAAATTCTCGGCAATATTGAAGTGGGTAAATACGCCAAAATTGGGGCAAATTCTGTTGTGCTTCACCCTGTGCCGGAATATGCCACAGCAGCAGGTGTACCTGCTCGCATTGTGAGTCAAGATAAAGCGGCAAAACCTGCTTTTGATATGAACCAATATTTTATCGGCATTGATGATGGAATGAATTTAAATATATAG
- a CDS encoding shikimate 5-dehydrogenase yields the protein MINKDTQLCMSLSGRPGNFGTTFHNYLYDKLGLNFIYKAFTTQDIEHAIKGVCALGIRGCAVSMPFKEACMPFLDEIHPSAQAIESVNTIVNDNGFLRAYNTDYIAIVKLIEKYHLNKNAKVIVHGSGGMSKAVVAAFKNSGFEKLKIYARNVKTGQYLAALYGYEYIDSLEDQKADILVNVTPIGMKGGKEEMDLAFPKALIDNASVAFDVVAIPAETPFIRYAQAQGKQTISGVEVIVLQAVEQFELYTHQRPSDELIAEAAAFARANS from the coding sequence ATGATCAACAAAGATACCCAACTCTGCATGTCTTTATCTGGTCGCCCAGGTAATTTTGGTACCACCTTTCACAATTATTTGTACGACAAACTAGGATTAAATTTCATTTATAAAGCCTTCACCACGCAGGATATTGAGCACGCCATCAAAGGCGTGTGCGCATTAGGCATCCGTGGTTGTGCAGTGTCAATGCCATTCAAAGAGGCTTGTATGCCATTTTTAGATGAAATTCATCCGTCAGCACAAGCCATTGAATCCGTAAACACAATCGTGAACGATAATGGCTTTTTACGTGCATATAACACTGATTACATTGCCATCGTAAAATTAATTGAAAAATATCACTTAAATAAAAATGCTAAAGTCATTGTTCATGGCAGTGGTGGTATGTCAAAAGCCGTTGTGGCGGCCTTTAAAAATTCAGGTTTTGAGAAGTTAAAAATTTACGCACGCAACGTAAAAACAGGTCAATATCTAGCCGCACTTTACGGCTATGAATACATTGATTCTTTAGAAGACCAGAAGGCTGACATTTTAGTCAATGTTACGCCAATCGGCATGAAAGGTGGCAAGGAAGAAATGGATTTAGCCTTTCCAAAAGCACTCATTGATAATGCTAGTGTCGCGTTTGATGTAGTGGCTATTCCTGCCGAAACACCCTTTATTCGTTATGCTCAAGCACAAGGAAAACAAACCATTTCTGGCGTAGAAGTGATTGTACTTCAGGCTGTAGAACAATTTGAACTTTATACACATCAACGCCCAAGCGATGAATTAATCGCTGAAGCTGCGGCGTTTGCTCGAGCCAACTCTTAA
- the lpxH gene encoding UDP-2,3-diacylglucosamine diphosphatase: MKHSYFISDLHLSENRPELTALFVDFMQNLAPQAERLYILGDLFDFWIGDDEQSALIRQVKDLIKSVSEQGVQCYFQHGNRDFLIGERFSKETGAQLLPDYQLITLYDKKILLCHGDTLCIDDEAYQQFRRRVHQKWLQRLFLCLPLKVRVKIAEKIRAKSNQDKQAKSQEIMDVNQAFTTEKIQEFGVNLLIHGHTHREAIHQQEGFTRIVLGDWRKNYASILKMDESGEFGFIKD; the protein is encoded by the coding sequence ATGAAACATAGCTATTTTATTTCTGATTTGCATCTAAGCGAAAATCGGCCTGAATTGACCGCACTTTTTGTCGATTTTATGCAGAATCTTGCCCCACAGGCCGAACGGCTTTACATTTTAGGTGATCTTTTTGATTTTTGGATTGGTGATGATGAGCAATCTGCATTGATTCGACAAGTTAAAGATTTAATTAAATCGGTAAGCGAGCAAGGTGTGCAATGTTATTTTCAGCATGGCAACCGTGATTTCTTGATTGGCGAACGTTTTTCAAAAGAAACGGGAGCTCAGCTTTTACCTGATTATCAATTAATCACACTTTATGATAAAAAAATCTTACTTTGTCATGGCGATACGCTTTGCATTGATGATGAGGCTTACCAACAATTTCGCCGCAGAGTTCATCAAAAATGGCTGCAGCGTTTGTTTTTGTGCTTACCATTAAAAGTGCGGGTGAAAATTGCGGAGAAAATTCGGGCAAAGAGTAATCAAGATAAACAAGCCAAATCACAGGAAATCATGGATGTAAATCAAGCCTTTACGACAGAAAAAATACAAGAGTTTGGTGTAAATTTATTAATTCATGGGCATACACACCGTGAGGCAATTCATCAACAAGAAGGATTTACCCGAATTGTATTAGGGGATTGGAGAAAAAATTACGCGTCAATTTTAAAAATGGATGAAAGCGGAGAATTTGGTTTTATTAAAGATTAG
- a CDS encoding 1-acylglycerol-3-phosphate O-acyltransferase, translated as MLKLLRIFLVLICCILICVLGTIYSFIRFKNPSNVGIVARWFGRLYPLFGLKVEHRIPQNQEQIGRAIYIGNHQNNYDMVTISYMVQPRTVSVGKKSLIWIPFFGILYWVTGNIFLDRENRTKAHSTMSQLARRINEDNLSIWMFPEGTRSRGRGLLPFKTGAFHAAISAGVPIIPVVCSTTHNKINLNRWDNGKVICEIMEPIDVSGYTKDNVRDLAAYCHDLMEKRIAELDEEIAKGN; from the coding sequence ATGTTAAAACTACTTCGAATTTTCCTCGTATTAATCTGCTGTATTCTAATTTGTGTACTGGGTACGATTTATTCTTTTATCCGCTTTAAAAATCCAAGCAACGTAGGCATTGTTGCACGTTGGTTTGGGCGTTTATATCCACTTTTTGGCTTAAAAGTAGAACATCGTATTCCTCAAAATCAAGAGCAGATTGGCCGCGCGATTTATATCGGTAATCACCAAAATAATTATGATATGGTGACGATCTCTTACATGGTGCAACCTCGTACAGTAAGTGTGGGTAAAAAAAGTTTAATTTGGATCCCCTTCTTCGGTATTCTGTATTGGGTAACAGGCAATATTTTCTTGGACAGAGAAAACCGCACAAAAGCACACAGTACGATGTCTCAGCTCGCACGACGAATTAATGAAGATAATTTATCTATTTGGATGTTCCCGGAAGGCACTCGCAGTCGTGGTCGCGGTTTATTACCTTTTAAAACGGGGGCATTCCATGCGGCAATTTCAGCAGGTGTGCCGATTATTCCTGTGGTTTGCTCAACCACGCATAATAAAATTAATTTAAATCGTTGGGATAATGGCAAAGTAATTTGCGAAATAATGGAGCCAATTGATGTTTCAGGCTATACCAAAGACAACGTTCGAGATCTTGCGGCTTATTGTCACGATCTAATGGAAAAACGCATTGCCGAACTTGATGAAGAGATAGCAAAAGGAAACTAA